The genomic window CTTTTAACAAAGCCCAATTTCATCAAGTACTCATCAATCCTactataccaagctcttggggcttgtttcaaaccatacaaGGCTTTCTTTAATAGATAGACCTTATCCTCGTGCTCTTTCACCACAAAACCTTCAGGTTGCTCAATATATATTTCTTCCTCTAGAAATCCATTTAAGAATGCTGACTTGACATCAAGATGATATATTTTCCATCCCTTCTGTGCAGAAATAGATAACAACATTCTAATAGTATCCTGCCTTGCAACTGGAGCAAATGTATCAAAGAAATCAACTCCAAAAATTTGAGCATACCCTTTAACTACTAACCTTGCTTTATGCTTGTTGATGGATCCATCAGCATTTAGCTTTGTTCTAAACACCCACTTCACACCTATGACCTTTTTGTGTGCAGGCCTTGTAACAAGTTTCCAAGTCTGATTTTTATCAATCATGGCAAGCTCCTCCTGCATTGCAGCCCTCCATTTTGGATCTTCTTTTGCATCCCAATACCCCGCAGGTTCAAAGACTGCAACATTGCATCTTTGGTAAATATCAGAGAGCAGTCTACTACCTCTTATAGGAGGATCATCAACCAATTCGTCTTGATTTTGCAAAGGGTCAACTGCAGGAGGATCACTAACAAAATCATCTTGATTTTGCCAAAGGCCGGCTACTGGCTTCTTTTCTGTATCATTCCAATTCCACTGTTCATTCTCCATGAAGTGCACATCCCTGCTTATCAAAATTTTCCTTGTGTTAGGTTGGAAAACTCTATAAGCTTTAGATGTTGAGCTATACCCAACAAAGATACCTGGTTCAGCTTTCTTGTCTAGCTTGTCTCTTTTAATTTGTGGCACataagtaaaacacaaacatccaaatattttaaaatttttcaatAAGGGCTTATAACCATACCATGCTTCAAAAGGAGTCTTCCCATCTACTGCTTTAGTGGGAAGTCTATTAAGCAAAAATACAGCCGTGTTTGCAGCCTCTGCCCAATATTCCTTAGGCAACCCTTTCTCATGAAGCATGCATCTGACCATTTCCATTATCGTCCTATTCTTTCTCTCActaactccattttgttgaggggTAATCTTGCTTGCTTACCATACTGACATACCTTGCAGCTTGGTAACTCAGCATCTAAGTGAGGCAAGCCTTGAACCAGCTCCTTTTGTTGCATATTCAATACCGCTGCATGATGAAAATGACCTAATCTTTTATGCCAAATCTCTGTAGTATTAACTGTAGCTGGATAGGCTGTTTGCTCCTCCTTCATTGGATCAAATGAGAAACTTTTGCTTCTCATTTTAATGTTGAAAATTACCTTATCATTGGCATCTTTGATCAAGCATCTCTTATTTTCAAAGATGACTTTAAATCCTTTCTCAAGTAATTGACCCACACTTAGCAAGTTTTGATCAATCTCAGGTACATACAAAACATCAGAAATTAGCTTTGTACCTGTGCAACTTTCAATGGCTACGGTTCCTTTTCCTTCAACAGCAATAAGTTTACCATTACCGATTCTGACTTTTGATATTTGTGATCTGTCCAGCTCTCTAAATATTTCTTGATCGTGGGTCATGTGACTGGTACAACCACTATCCACTAGCCAACATTCACTTGAGCTACTGCTTGTAAAACATGTTGCTACAAACAGTTGCTCATCCTCTTCTTCCTCTTGTTGATCTGCAGCTTGAGCCTCGTTATTTTGTTGAAAACGGCTTTTGCAAATTCTCTCGTGATGCCCTAGCTTGTTGCACTTTGCACACCTCACATCAGGTCTTCTCCAACATCTGAAAGGAGGATGACCTGATTTACCGCAATGCTTGCAAGGAGGAAATTCTCTATTTCTTTCACCATTATTGTAACTAGTGTTTGCAGCTGCTTGATTGTTGAgactcttatatttattttccatGCTCTTTCCTCCTCTGCCGATTTTCAGTTTAGCTTGTAATGCTCCTTCCACTGAACCTTCAGCCCTTATCATTCTTCTTTGTTCTTGGGCCTGCATAGCATTTACAAGTTCTGCCAAGGTAAGTTTTGTCAGGTCCTTAGTATTTTCTAAGGAAGTGATAGTTGCTTCAAATCTCTCAGGGACAGTCACAAGTATTTTCTGAACTATTCTGGAATCAGAAAATTCAGAACCAAGCAATCTTACTTTATTAGCAATGCCAATAAGTTTATTTGCATACTCTTTAATTGTCTCAGACTCCTTCATTTTCTGCATCTCAAATTCTCTAATCAAATTCAGCGCTTGCATTCCCCTAATCCGTTCATCTCCTTCATATTCATTCTTGAGGAAATTCCAGATTTCAAATGCGGATTTGATGGTCATGATTCTGGTGAAGATTTCTTCCGTGACAGCATCAAACAAAGACGCTCTTGCCTTTGACTTTCTTGTTTTCATTTCTTTGTGACTTCTTATCTGAGCCATTGTTGGATTGTTTGGCAATTGAAGAACTTCGTAGTCCTCCTCAACAGCTTCCCAGAGGTCATTTGCCTCTAAATATGCCTCCATTCTTGCTGCCCATATATGATAGTTTGCACCATCAAACACAGGCAATGGTAAGGCTTTAAAGGATGTTTCAGAATCCATCTACTTGATGAATTGAAGAACCGTGTTTAGGCTTTTATGGTGGGTTTTACTCACTTCACTCACAAGGTCCCTTTAAGAAgaaagctctgataccaatttgTTGGTAAATAAGCGTAACTCACAAAATATAGGAAGaggaaaactattttttattgaatggaAATCTACTATTTAATACAAAGTTGTAActgaaataaataacaaatactGAGTAAAAAACTCCTAAACTTCAGCCACTACTTTATTTGCTAATAAGTAGctgaaaaaataaacaaactctCCTAAAGACTTGGTCAACAAATGCAGCTAGCAGTAACAACTGCTGATACACATGTTCAACAAAAgtcaactttttcttatatataggaccggaggagTATGAAGGACTGAGATGCGACCGTGAATTAAAAGTATGCTCATAACAGTTacttttgttgctatttttttttttaataaatgaattttgtttgGGGGGAAATAGTATTTCTTAATGCTGAAAATTGGGCCATTATCTCCCTTGACTTGCCAAGGTGTTACGCAACATTGGTCACAACGATTCAGTGTGCTACAATCAAGGAAACGTCGAAAACCTTGATGTCACAGCCTAGATTGTGGGGATAGAAGTGACACATTCTCTAGGAAAATGAAGTTTAACTTTTAGTTTATGCAATATGTATTAAACATCAGTGAAGTTAGATTTTCTTTAGACAAGGCTTGAATTTTATATGGTTCTTAGTGTATTGATGATATTTATAAACCGCTTCAATCTAAAATAGTAATCTGAATTTTGGTCCCCTCTTTGATGGTTGCAGGTTTATTAGGAGCAATCGCCATGCTTTTGCTATCTTTCCATGAAAACCTGCATCTTGTGTTGGCACTTTTAGCATTAACAGCAGGGAGTGCTGGTGTTGCAATAGCCGACGTGACCATTGATGCATGTGTTGCACAGAACAGTATCTCTCATCCTTCCCTTGCTGCTGATATGCAAAGTTTATGTGCCTTTAGTTCTTCTGTTGGAGCGCTATTAGGATTCTCCGTTAGTGGTATCTTTGTTCACCTTATAGGCCCTATGGTTAGCCTCTTAATTTTTGTTTCCTGCCAAAACCTGTGAAGCTTTTCCTTGTCTTAAATGTACTtcattactttctttttttgcaatctgaaatattttttcttataggGAGTATTTCGTTTGTTGACTATTCCGGCGGGACTTGTAATTTTGGTTGGTTTTCTACTTGACGAGCCTCGAATGGAAAACTTCTCTTATAGACAGGTATAATGGTCTGTTTGAATTGAcctatttgagtttatctactagTATAACGTGTCAATAATCTGTtatcagcttatttccataactCCGAGATAGCGTATGAagtttatagaaataacttattcataagcacttatatgataatcgcataattttgtttatccaaatagggcCTAGGTATAACTTGTCTATGTCATTTCCATGGTCCTAATACACGTGCAATCTAATTTTTCATTCTTTAGGTGAACCGAAATTTTGTGGATGCTGGCAAGGCTATGTGGACTACATTGAAGAGTGAAGATGTATGGAGGCCTTGTTTATACATGTATTTATCCCTTGCACTAAGTTTGAATATCCTTGAAGGAATGTTTTACTGGTATACAGACTCGAAGGAGGGGCCATCTTTCTCTCAGGTATTTTGATTTCGCATCCATCGAGATAGAAAGAAGAAATTCCATTTTGATTTTGCACTAAGTTTGTACTCCAAGTGCTTTATTTTGATACAAAATGTTATTACTGTTCATTAAAAGAGGGCATAGCAGAGTAGAAAACTGCGCCGAAATGTGATTATTGTTACCGTGACGCAGTTGAATGAAAAACATGTTTACTATTTCTTGTCTATAATTTTGTTCAGTAGAACATGATTGCGTAGAATTCAAGTAACCTTTGTCTTGTATTTTCTTATACAGGAGAGTGTAGGTTTCATATTTTCAATCAGTTCAGTCGGTTCTCTTCTAGGCGCAATACTATACCAATATGCGCTAAAGGATTACGCGTTCAGAGACGTACTCTTTTGGACTCAGTTACTCTATGGTCTATCAGGGATGTTTGATCTGATTTTAGTCTTGAGATTGAACCTCAAATTTGGTATACCAGATTACGTCTTTGTTGTGATTGTCGAAAGCATAGCTCAAATGACAAATAGACTAAAGTGGATGCCGATGCTTGTACTAAGTTCAAAGCTTTGTCCTTCTGGTATTGAAGGAACATTCTTTGCTCTATTAATGTCAATCGATAACGTTGGACTTCTATCATCATCTTGGGGTGGTGGATTAGTACTTCATGTTCTAAAGATCACAAGAACAAAGTTTGATAACATTTGGTTGGCGATTTTGATTCGGAACATTTTACGACTCACTCCACTTTGTATGCTGTTTTTGGTGCCTAGAGTTGATCCTAACTCTTTCATTCTTCTTCCAAAAGAAAATGTGGATCCAAAAGTGGATGCTATTGACACTTCAGAAACAAAAGATGTTGAATTGATGTCCCTTGTACACAGTGTTGATGGTAATATATAATAGCTTAGTGAAGATACATTCTTTTGTATTCTTAATTTCATATACATATTTAtttgggtaaatagtgtcatacccccctgcaaaataggcgagttttgcgttaccccccctgcaaaatatttttttgagattaccccctgcaatgtcaagattccttgcgttacccccctagctcaacaagtgggcatatgacatggacgaatcttgacgtggcatgacacgtggaaattaatttattttttatttatttttaattgccaactcagtaattatttattttttaattaaaaaaaaatgaaaaaaacttttttttttaaagaaacttttttttttacggtaacttttttttttaagaaatcttttttttttttaaagaaacttttttttttttaaaaaaacttttttttaaagaaacttttttttaaagaa from Trifolium pratense cultivar HEN17-A07 linkage group LG1, ARS_RC_1.1, whole genome shotgun sequence includes these protein-coding regions:
- the LOC123915762 gene encoding probable folate-biopterin transporter 2 isoform X2; translation: MQEEKNQEDSISESNEQNEETKSKGVWICNIFCIPIHWFKMLSREMHWSFVFGVVVVYGISQGVGGALAGVGTKYYMKDVQKVQPSEAQVYAGITSIPWIVKPLWGLLTDVLPIFGYRRRPYFIFAGLLGAIAMLLLSFHENLHLVLALLALTAGSAGVAIADVTIDACVAQNSISHPSLAADMQSLCAFSSSVGALLGFSVSGIFVHLIGPMGVFRLLTIPAGLVILVGFLLDEPRMENFSYRQVNRNFVDAGKAMWTTLKSEDVWRPCLYMYLSLALSLNILEGMFYWYTDSKEGPSFSQESVGFIFSISSVGSLLGAILYQYALKDYAFRDVLFWTQLLYGLSGMFDLILVLRLNLKFGIPDYVFVVIVESIAQMTNRLKWMPMLVLSSKLCPSGIEGTFFALLMSIDNVGLLSSSWGGGLVLHVLKITRTKFDNIWLAILIRNILRLTPLCMLFLVPRVDPNSFILLPKENVDPKVDAIDTSETKDVELMSLVHSVDGKI
- the LOC123915762 gene encoding probable folate-biopterin transporter 2 isoform X1 codes for the protein MQEEKNQEDSISESNEQNEETKSKGVWICNIFCIPIHWFKMLSREMHWSFVFGVVVVYGISQGVGGALAGVGTKYYMKDVQKVQPSEAQVYAGITSIPWIVKPLWGLLTDVLPIFGYRRRPYFIFAGLLGAIAMLLLSFHENLHLVLALLALTAGSAGVAIADVTIDACVAQNSISHPSLAADMQSLCAFSSSVGALLGFSVSGIFVHLIGPMGVFRLLTIPAGLVILVGFLLDEPRMENFSYRQVNRNFVDAGKAMWTTLKSEDVWRPCLYMYLSLALSLNILEGMFYWYTDSKEGPSFSQESVGFIFSISSVGSLLGAILYQYALKDYAFRDVLFWTQLLYGLSGMFDLILVLRLNLKFGIPDYVFVVIVESIAQMTNRLKWMPMLVLSSKLCPSGIEGTFFALLMSIDNVGLLSSSWGGGLVLHVLKITRTKFDNIWLAILIRNILRLTPLCMLFLVPRVDPNSFILLPKENVDPKVDAIDTSETKDVELMSLVHSVDGNI